One region of Vibrio cidicii genomic DNA includes:
- a CDS encoding MaoC family dehydratase, with protein MKVTNLFRDKVDAWSAHHTEFMNWMSPTLRDYWGDFLEKAQGSFLFSKVRDHQQPAVNEEVSVPEPIVLNAEAQRLYDELQEKIGQVIHVGDWIHVDQQRINQFGFVTEDMQWIHTDPERAAIESPFKTTIAHGFLTLALLPKLTDSVDADKPLFPTAKMVVNIGLNQVRFPYPVKVGNNLRASSVLTKVTPIKKGLEIEREIKVEIEGIRRPAAVVVSVIQLHF; from the coding sequence ATGAAAGTCACAAATCTTTTTAGAGACAAAGTTGATGCATGGTCTGCACATCATACTGAGTTTATGAATTGGATGTCCCCGACGCTGCGCGATTATTGGGGTGACTTTTTGGAAAAAGCACAAGGAAGCTTTCTTTTTTCAAAAGTACGCGACCATCAGCAGCCTGCGGTAAACGAGGAAGTTTCTGTGCCGGAACCGATTGTTTTAAATGCAGAAGCGCAAAGACTCTACGATGAGTTGCAAGAAAAAATTGGTCAGGTGATCCATGTCGGCGACTGGATTCATGTTGATCAACAGCGTATCAACCAATTTGGGTTTGTTACAGAAGACATGCAATGGATTCATACTGATCCTGAACGCGCAGCCATTGAATCGCCATTCAAAACCACCATTGCACACGGATTTTTGACGTTGGCGCTATTGCCCAAGTTAACCGATTCTGTGGACGCGGATAAGCCGCTGTTTCCGACAGCGAAAATGGTAGTGAACATTGGCCTCAATCAAGTGCGCTTTCCTTATCCAGTCAAAGTAGGCAACAATCTACGGGCTTCAAGCGTGTTGACTAAAGTGACACCGATTAAAAAAGGTCTCGAAATCGAACGTGAAATTAAAGTCGAGATCGAAGGGATACGTCGACCAGCAGCGGTAGTAGTCTCAGTTATTCAATTGCATTTCTAA
- a CDS encoding response regulator gives MLASTSEMLDFGQQLSESATTESQSQLEETLRHFVESYGYRDLFILSPQNGKILYALRDKSRIRSINLSYESSDPALARLWAKELSHPRALFTDFAKSKAADNQYVAYFSAPILDQEGKLIAIVAVQVMPELVTEIVNSRVGMGETGESYIIGLENATDTFSLRSDLVTMGNGLYVVGYRLSSGEPDYWRDAQSAGERGGQGIYFDSLGLPVLVTFHKLDIPGHDWYLISKINQDEVTTSVYHVYQILLAIGVALFVIVCFIAIKFSSSVTQPLLESMGFAQRIAEGDLESALTINRKDELGELSRSLNNMASQLRDLDWLKSGKEMLDNEIRGDLNLELLSDKFITFFSKHMNAQLGALYLFENDRLELRASYAFSDRHGNFNQLKLGEGMVGQAALERQVIAFNHLQHNVPSYNFAAGETIPCHFLAIPLAVDEQLIGVVMLGSNQAYSSIQRRFVDEIVSNLAIVFNATKARLVINSLLLETQQQKESLSKANEELEQQTQALRASEEELQAQQEELRVTNEELQEQTKVLKESEAELQAQQEELRVTNEELEERTKALEQQQNEMKEKNEALREAQQVVEEKAKELEIASKYKSEFLANMSHELRTPLNSILILSQLFANNKDGNLTDKQIESAKAINSSGSDLLSLINEILDLSKVEAGKIDLHIEDVSLASIEQDLLRLYKEIADDKGLDFQVICAGNLPVSLESDSQRLQQILRNLLTNAFKFTHEGAVTLNMAHPSQELAKLLNKPREELIAFSVRDDGIGIKQDQQVAIFQAFQQADGSTSRKYGGTGLGLSISKELAHLLGGRIHLKSEEGKGSTFTVVFPLKYTEKARNEMESLPQISLAPLEITEREATVEAQEHAVAPTATPQPPIRIEKAEPVLSASDSYVEDDRQSIVAEDRTLLIIEDDRAFAGVMRDFGRERGFKCIVAETGESGLHFAQYYNPSAIILDIGLPGIDGWTVMERLKENPETRHIPVHFMSANDANLDALRMGAIGYLTKPVDMKKLEKAFGNIEEIISKPVKRLLVVEDDAIQQESIRQLIGEDDVHIVTVPTGEKALSELESARYDCMVLDLGLEDMTGFELLERIRRSETAARVPIIVYTGRELSKEEEKELNRYAESIIIKGVKSPERLLDESALFLHRVEANLPRETARYVARSAQ, from the coding sequence ATGCTTGCTTCCACGTCGGAAATGCTTGATTTTGGCCAACAACTCAGTGAGTCCGCGACGACTGAATCACAAAGTCAACTCGAAGAAACATTGCGCCACTTCGTCGAATCTTATGGCTATCGCGATCTGTTTATCCTTTCACCGCAAAACGGGAAAATCCTCTACGCCTTGCGAGACAAGAGCCGTATTCGCTCCATTAATCTCAGCTACGAATCGAGCGATCCGGCCCTCGCCCGACTTTGGGCCAAAGAACTGAGCCACCCGCGTGCACTTTTTACCGACTTTGCCAAAAGCAAAGCCGCTGATAATCAGTACGTCGCTTACTTTTCTGCGCCGATTTTGGACCAAGAAGGTAAATTGATTGCCATTGTCGCCGTACAAGTAATGCCGGAATTAGTAACCGAAATTGTCAATTCCCGTGTCGGTATGGGAGAAACCGGCGAGTCCTATATTATTGGTCTTGAAAACGCGACGGATACATTCTCGTTGCGCTCAGATCTGGTTACGATGGGCAACGGCTTATATGTGGTTGGCTATAGGCTCAGCAGTGGTGAGCCCGATTACTGGCGTGACGCGCAATCTGCGGGCGAGCGCGGCGGGCAAGGCATATATTTCGACAGCCTCGGACTTCCAGTTCTGGTCACCTTCCACAAATTGGATATCCCCGGCCACGACTGGTATCTGATCTCCAAAATCAATCAAGACGAAGTCACCACTTCGGTTTATCACGTGTACCAGATCCTCCTGGCAATCGGCGTGGCTTTGTTTGTTATCGTCTGCTTTATTGCCATCAAGTTTTCCTCGTCAGTTACTCAGCCTTTGCTCGAAAGCATGGGGTTTGCCCAGCGGATTGCCGAGGGCGACTTAGAGTCCGCGTTAACCATTAACCGCAAAGACGAGCTCGGCGAATTAAGCCGTTCACTCAACAATATGGCTTCGCAACTGCGCGACTTAGACTGGCTGAAATCGGGCAAAGAGATGTTAGACAATGAAATCCGTGGCGATCTCAACCTCGAACTGTTGTCAGACAAGTTTATTACCTTTTTCAGCAAACATATGAATGCCCAGTTAGGTGCGCTCTATCTGTTTGAAAACGACCGATTGGAGCTGCGTGCCTCCTATGCGTTTTCTGATCGTCATGGCAATTTCAACCAACTCAAACTCGGCGAAGGCATGGTCGGTCAAGCGGCACTGGAGCGCCAAGTGATCGCCTTTAACCATCTGCAACATAATGTGCCGAGCTACAATTTTGCCGCTGGGGAAACTATTCCATGTCATTTTCTCGCCATCCCATTAGCGGTTGATGAACAGTTAATTGGCGTCGTGATGCTCGGCTCAAACCAAGCCTACAGCTCGATTCAACGCCGCTTTGTCGATGAGATCGTCAGCAATCTCGCCATTGTGTTTAACGCCACCAAAGCGCGTTTGGTGATCAACTCACTGCTACTGGAAACGCAGCAGCAGAAAGAGAGCCTAAGCAAAGCAAACGAAGAGTTAGAACAGCAGACTCAGGCATTGCGCGCCTCGGAAGAGGAGTTGCAGGCGCAGCAGGAAGAGCTGCGCGTCACCAATGAAGAGCTGCAAGAGCAAACCAAAGTGCTCAAAGAATCGGAAGCCGAGCTGCAAGCCCAGCAAGAAGAGCTACGCGTCACCAACGAAGAGTTGGAAGAGCGAACCAAAGCGCTTGAGCAGCAGCAAAACGAGATGAAAGAGAAAAATGAGGCGCTGCGAGAGGCGCAGCAAGTGGTGGAAGAAAAAGCCAAAGAGTTGGAAATCGCCAGCAAGTACAAGTCTGAGTTCTTGGCGAACATGTCGCACGAACTGCGCACACCGCTCAACAGTATTTTGATCCTCTCGCAGTTGTTCGCCAACAACAAAGATGGCAACTTAACCGACAAACAGATCGAATCAGCCAAGGCGATCAACTCATCGGGCTCTGACCTACTCTCTTTGATTAACGAAATTCTCGATCTTTCCAAAGTTGAAGCTGGGAAAATCGACTTGCATATTGAAGATGTATCGCTTGCCAGCATAGAGCAGGATTTGTTGCGCCTGTACAAAGAGATCGCCGACGACAAAGGGCTCGATTTCCAAGTCATCTGTGCCGGCAACTTGCCCGTGAGCCTTGAAAGTGACTCGCAGCGACTGCAGCAAATTCTGCGCAATCTGCTCACCAACGCGTTCAAATTCACCCATGAAGGTGCCGTGACGCTGAACATGGCTCATCCGTCGCAAGAGCTGGCAAAACTGCTCAACAAGCCGCGTGAAGAGTTGATCGCCTTTTCGGTTCGTGATGACGGCATCGGCATTAAGCAAGATCAGCAAGTGGCGATTTTCCAAGCCTTCCAGCAGGCCGATGGCAGCACCAGCCGCAAATATGGCGGCACAGGGCTCGGCTTGTCTATCTCCAAAGAACTGGCCCATTTGCTCGGTGGTCGTATTCATCTTAAGAGTGAAGAAGGAAAAGGCAGCACCTTTACCGTGGTGTTCCCGCTGAAATATACCGAGAAAGCACGTAACGAGATGGAAAGCTTGCCGCAGATTAGCCTCGCGCCACTGGAAATCACCGAGCGCGAAGCGACAGTAGAAGCGCAAGAACATGCGGTGGCACCCACAGCTACGCCGCAACCGCCCATCCGTATCGAGAAAGCAGAACCCGTTCTCAGCGCCAGTGACAGTTATGTGGAAGACGACCGACAATCGATTGTCGCCGAAGATCGCACCTTGTTGATCATTGAAGACGATCGCGCGTTTGCTGGTGTCATGCGTGATTTTGGCCGCGAGCGAGGCTTTAAATGCATTGTCGCCGAAACAGGTGAAAGCGGCTTGCACTTTGCTCAATACTACAACCCGAGCGCCATCATTTTGGACATTGGCTTGCCCGGCATCGACGGGTGGACCGTGATGGAGCGCCTTAAAGAGAACCCAGAAACGCGCCATATTCCAGTACATTTTATGTCGGCCAACGACGCCAATTTGGACGCGCTACGTATGGGCGCGATTGGCTACCTCACCAAACCGGTTGATATGAAAAAGCTTGAAAAAGCATTTGGCAATATTGAAGAAATTATCTCCAAACCCGTGAAACGCCTTCTGGTGGTGGAAGATGATGCCATTCAACAAGAGAGCATTCGCCAGCTGATTGGCGAAGATGACGTGCATATTGTTACCGTGCCAACGGGCGAGAAAGCGTTGAGTGAGCTGGAGTCGGCACGTTATGACTGCATGGTGCTGGATTTGGGCCTTGAGGATATGACCGGTTTCGAGCTGCTTGAGCGTATTCGCCGCAGCGAAACGGCGGCGCGAGTGCCCATCATTGTGTATACCGGACGCGAGTTGAGCAAAGAGGAAGAGAAAGAGTTAAATCGCTACGCCGAGAGCATCATCATCAAGGGGGTCAAATCCCCTGAGCGCTTGCTGGATGAATCCGCGCTCTTCCTTCATCGTGTGGAAGCCAACTTACCAAGAGAAACAGCAAGGTATGTTGCGCGCAGTGCACAATAA
- a CDS encoding response regulator, with translation MLRAVHNKESVLIGKKVLLVDDDMRNVFALSSILEDKGMDIVIARDGLESLDKLKENPDIDVVLMDIMMPRMDGYEAMEEIRKQKVYEKLPVIALTAKAMKGDRSKCIEAGASDYLAKPVNTDKLLSMLRVWLY, from the coding sequence ATGTTGCGCGCAGTGCACAATAAAGAATCGGTTCTGATCGGCAAAAAAGTTTTGCTGGTTGACGACGATATGCGTAATGTGTTCGCTCTCTCCAGCATTTTGGAAGACAAAGGCATGGATATTGTCATTGCCCGAGATGGTTTGGAGAGCTTAGATAAGCTAAAAGAAAACCCGGATATTGATGTCGTATTAATGGACATCATGATGCCAAGGATGGATGGTTACGAAGCCATGGAAGAGATCCGTAAACAAAAAGTTTACGAAAAGCTGCCAGTGATCGCGCTGACGGCAAAGGCGATGAAGGGCGATAGAAGTAAGTGTATTGAAGCGGGTGCGAGTGATTACCTCGCCAAGCCAGTCAATACCGATAAGTTATTGTCAATGTTGCGAGTATGGTTGTACTGA
- a CDS encoding protein-glutamate O-methyltransferase CheR, protein MESVTDLSNEQLEIQLLLEAIYRKYGYDFREYSLAHTKRRLEYRRAIEGMSNYSQMQHKVINDARFFDQMLLDLSINVTEMFRDPWFYKKVRELIIPHLQTYPFVKVWHAGCSAGQEVYSMGIMLEEEGMKDRAQIYATDFNEAILEKAKKGIYPMDLVRQYTTNYQAAGGSASFSDYYIADYDSVIMKLALRDKMLFTPHNLATDGVFGEMNVIFCRNVLIYFNRELQNRVFKLFYDSLVPGGFLCLGSKESLRFSDIADKFDLVSEKEKIYRKKRIR, encoded by the coding sequence ATGGAAAGCGTGACTGATCTTTCAAACGAACAATTAGAAATTCAACTGCTGTTGGAAGCGATCTATCGCAAATATGGTTATGACTTTCGCGAATATTCGCTCGCTCATACCAAGCGACGGCTCGAATATCGACGTGCGATTGAAGGCATGTCGAACTATTCGCAAATGCAGCACAAAGTGATCAACGACGCGCGTTTTTTTGATCAAATGCTGCTCGATCTCTCCATCAACGTCACGGAAATGTTCCGCGACCCTTGGTTCTACAAAAAGGTTCGTGAGCTGATTATTCCTCATTTGCAGACCTACCCGTTTGTCAAAGTTTGGCATGCGGGCTGCTCAGCAGGTCAAGAAGTCTACTCGATGGGCATCATGCTTGAAGAAGAAGGGATGAAAGATCGCGCGCAAATTTACGCGACCGATTTCAACGAAGCCATTTTGGAAAAGGCCAAAAAAGGCATCTATCCGATGGATTTGGTTCGCCAATACACGACAAACTACCAAGCCGCGGGAGGCAGCGCTTCTTTCTCTGACTACTACATTGCCGACTACGACAGCGTGATCATGAAACTCGCGCTGCGAGATAAAATGTTGTTCACCCCACACAACTTAGCCACCGACGGTGTGTTTGGCGAAATGAATGTCATTTTTTGTCGTAACGTATTGATTTATTTCAACAGAGAGCTGCAGAACCGCGTATTTAAACTTTTCTACGATAGCTTAGTACCGGGCGGTTTTCTCTGCCTCGGCTCAAAAGAATCGCTGCGTTTTTCTGATATCGCGGACAAGTTTGATTTGGTCTCAGAAAAAGAAAAGATTTATCGCAAGAAACGGATTAGGTGA
- a CDS encoding chemotaxis protein CheB, with protein sequence MSCRGHTYSAVVIGASAGGLAAVGALLRQLKDSFCLPILLVQHISPSPESYMATHFDSKSHLSVQEAEDKLPIRRGNMYIAPPNYHMMVEVDGCIALSVDPPVNYSRPSIDVLFETAADYYGPSLVGVVLTGANSDGALGLKKIKQMGGLAVVQSVESAEAQAMPAAAIETANVDHILPLDEIGHFLNSLCDC encoded by the coding sequence ATGAGTTGTCGTGGCCACACATACAGCGCAGTTGTTATTGGCGCATCCGCAGGCGGCCTTGCAGCCGTTGGAGCGCTATTACGTCAGTTGAAGGATTCATTTTGCTTGCCAATCTTACTGGTGCAACACATTAGTCCCTCGCCAGAAAGTTACATGGCCACGCACTTTGACAGCAAAAGCCACCTGAGCGTACAAGAAGCTGAAGACAAACTGCCCATCCGCCGCGGCAATATGTACATTGCTCCGCCCAACTACCACATGATGGTAGAAGTCGATGGCTGTATTGCCCTTTCAGTCGATCCACCTGTGAATTATTCACGGCCATCGATTGATGTGTTGTTTGAAACCGCCGCCGACTATTATGGCCCATCGTTGGTTGGCGTGGTGTTGACGGGCGCGAATTCCGACGGCGCGCTTGGGCTAAAAAAAATCAAACAAATGGGCGGACTGGCAGTCGTTCAATCCGTCGAAAGTGCCGAGGCGCAGGCCATGCCAGCCGCCGCGATTGAAACGGCCAATGTCGATCATATCCTCCCTCTGGACGAAATTGGTCATTTCTTAAATTCTCTATGTGACTGTTAA
- a CDS encoding diguanylate cyclase, which yields MQDKATILIVDDKIENLLTLEGLLDAFSVNVVRATSGEEALALTLDYDFALVLLDVQMPTMNGYEVAELMRGNRKTRHIPIIFVTAASKSEENIFRGYEHGAVDYLFKPLHPLVFRSKVRVFIELFEQRHALKKKTMEFDQKLSELEELQQQLEETNEQLLLLSTTDSLTGLHNRRRFEEIYSDEWNRALRSNTSVSMIIFDIDHFKMYNDSFGHQQGDECLRMVAEAIRNMKLRCLDKVARIGGEEFAAILPETDLEGAKHVADRIRTTIEALRIKHSENASYPHVTASLGICSMVPQADGNIRLLLKKADEALYKAKRTGRNRIAEACHTELVS from the coding sequence ATGCAAGATAAAGCAACCATACTCATCGTTGATGACAAAATCGAAAACCTGCTCACGCTAGAAGGCCTACTGGACGCTTTTTCGGTAAACGTAGTCCGTGCCACTTCCGGCGAAGAGGCCCTTGCCCTAACGTTAGACTACGATTTCGCGCTGGTACTACTGGACGTACAGATGCCAACCATGAATGGTTACGAAGTGGCTGAGTTGATGCGTGGTAACCGCAAAACCCGTCATATTCCGATTATTTTTGTCACTGCGGCCTCGAAATCCGAAGAAAACATCTTCCGTGGTTACGAACACGGGGCGGTAGACTATCTGTTTAAACCGTTGCATCCACTGGTGTTTCGCAGCAAAGTGCGCGTTTTTATTGAGCTGTTTGAACAGCGTCATGCCCTGAAAAAGAAGACCATGGAGTTTGACCAAAAGCTCTCTGAGCTAGAGGAGTTGCAGCAACAATTGGAAGAGACCAACGAACAACTGTTGCTGCTCTCGACCACCGACAGCCTCACTGGCCTGCACAATCGCCGCCGTTTTGAAGAGATCTACAGCGACGAATGGAATCGAGCTCTACGGTCAAATACCTCAGTATCGATGATCATCTTCGACATCGATCACTTCAAAATGTACAACGACTCTTTTGGCCACCAGCAAGGGGATGAATGTTTGCGTATGGTCGCGGAAGCGATTCGCAATATGAAGTTACGTTGTCTCGATAAGGTCGCGCGCATTGGCGGAGAAGAATTTGCCGCGATTTTGCCTGAAACCGATCTTGAAGGCGCGAAACACGTGGCGGATCGTATTCGCACTACAATAGAAGCGCTACGCATCAAACACAGTGAAAATGCCAGTTACCCTCATGTTACGGCCAGCCTTGGGATTTGCTCTATGGTGCCGCAAGCCGACGGCAATATCCGCCTACTACTGAAAAAAGCAGACGAAGCGTTGTACAAAGCCAAACGCACGGGTCGTAACCGCATTGCCGAAGCTTGTCACACGGAGCTCGTTTCGTAG
- a CDS encoding IclR family transcriptional regulator: MKENKMNANQVNEKTLQLLMQVAVNDEPVSAKTLSEQLNVPLSSLYRHLKLLKEWNLIEESAHEKTLIVGPAALLLMRSYQTSQHSLESVETILARLQHQTGELAAYMVPVGYRALCVRQKESMQALRCSYVQGQSQPLLRGASSKVMLAFMPQQRCERILRYFGQEQRLEKWQEELDTIRRNGYAVSTSEIDPGVSGISAPVMKGSKLIGAVTVMAPAHRVDADKQRIILHVLQAARALPPER; the protein is encoded by the coding sequence ATGAAAGAAAACAAGATGAACGCCAATCAGGTTAACGAAAAAACGTTACAACTGCTGATGCAGGTTGCGGTGAACGACGAGCCGGTTTCAGCCAAAACTCTAAGCGAACAATTAAACGTTCCGCTCAGCAGCTTGTATCGCCATTTGAAATTACTCAAAGAGTGGAACCTGATTGAAGAAAGCGCCCATGAAAAAACGCTGATTGTTGGCCCCGCAGCACTGCTGTTGATGCGCAGCTATCAAACCAGTCAGCACAGTCTTGAATCGGTGGAAACGATATTAGCGCGTTTACAGCATCAGACTGGAGAGCTCGCCGCTTACATGGTGCCTGTAGGTTATCGCGCTTTGTGCGTTCGTCAGAAAGAGAGTATGCAGGCGCTACGATGTAGCTACGTCCAGGGTCAAAGTCAACCACTACTTCGTGGCGCCTCATCCAAAGTGATGCTCGCTTTCATGCCGCAACAACGATGCGAACGGATTCTGCGCTATTTCGGCCAAGAACAGCGACTAGAGAAATGGCAGGAAGAGCTCGACACCATTCGCCGTAACGGCTACGCAGTGAGCACGTCGGAGATTGATCCCGGGGTTTCTGGTATCAGTGCTCCGGTCATGAAAGGAAGTAAACTGATTGGCGCAGTCACGGTCATGGCTCCAGCTCACCGGGTGGATGCCGACAAGCAACGAATCATTTTACATGTTTTACAGGCAGCGAGAGCGCTCCCACCAGAAAGGTAA
- a CDS encoding arginase, which translates to MLSFFKRHQKASVIEHHHSPFTYLTLSEFVKPMTIVEFETAQQSLENASEWLYQLNERKTGSDCDNFSRKDVENGNYQEALSRALSRHAIPIVLTNCAESVLSSMPVLFSDSEEVGLVNLSHSMGLKATLDVKLGTAFHFALTRYHNTRAFFVGVNEGHTSSAVWEHAEDLGCNWLTEKEFTFRHRNDCKEHLGSFIDHCDRLVISIDLASIVAKASIEDCQALDMQMVMRTLRQCLLSGKTTFIQIVGDRDKLIYSRECKNMLEELDQLTDLLHHAA; encoded by the coding sequence ATGTTAAGCTTTTTCAAACGTCATCAAAAAGCCAGTGTGATTGAACATCATCACTCCCCTTTTACCTATCTCACCTTAAGTGAGTTCGTGAAACCTATGACAATCGTCGAGTTTGAAACAGCGCAACAGAGCCTAGAAAACGCCAGTGAATGGTTATATCAGCTCAACGAACGTAAAACGGGTAGCGACTGTGACAATTTTTCGCGCAAAGACGTGGAAAACGGCAACTATCAGGAAGCGCTAAGCCGCGCGCTTTCACGTCATGCGATTCCGATTGTTCTTACCAATTGTGCAGAAAGCGTACTCTCTTCAATGCCTGTGCTATTTAGCGACAGTGAAGAAGTTGGGTTGGTCAATTTGAGCCACAGCATGGGGCTCAAAGCAACGTTGGACGTAAAACTCGGCACCGCTTTTCACTTTGCCCTCACTCGCTATCACAACACCCGGGCCTTTTTCGTTGGCGTCAACGAGGGCCATACCAGCAGCGCAGTTTGGGAACACGCCGAAGATCTCGGTTGCAATTGGCTGACAGAGAAAGAGTTCACTTTCCGTCATCGCAACGATTGCAAGGAACACTTGGGCAGCTTTATCGATCACTGTGACCGGCTGGTGATCTCGATTGATTTGGCGTCGATTGTTGCCAAAGCCAGCATTGAAGATTGCCAAGCGCTCGACATGCAAATGGTGATGCGCACTTTGCGCCAATGTTTACTCTCAGGTAAAACTACCTTTATCCAAATTGTGGGCGATCGCGATAAGCTCATCTACTCGCGCGAATGCAAAAACATGCTGGAAGAGTTAGATCAGCTCACCGATTTGCTCCACCACGCGGCATAA
- a CDS encoding DEAD/DEAH box helicase — protein MSFASQGFAPEVVKALEECGYEKLTPIQQKAIPVARRGHDIFATAQTGTGKTAAFSLPLIQQLLDSSKTASRKSARALIFAPTRELAEQIADNIKAYTKYTNLTVAAVFGGRKMSSQERALENGVDILVATPGRLEEHIEAGNVTVANIEFLVFDEADRILDMGFISAVRKILLDVDTNPQIMMFSATTSSQLNELSKDILRKPKRIAVERENTTAHTIAHVLYPVDQERKTELLSELIGRKNWQQVLVFVNYKETANEIVQELKLDGIKATVCHGDKAQSARRRALEEFKTGKVRVMVATDVAARGLDIEDLPHVVNYDMPFLAEDYVHRIGRTGRAGKQGHAVSFVNREEELTVIQVENLIKQQIRRIELAGYEPKSRTAYIDKLNSKPSFKNRQGRRNNANEPTDQAAAERRLAMVKRLKARRG, from the coding sequence ATGTCATTTGCATCTCAAGGTTTTGCTCCCGAAGTCGTGAAAGCGCTCGAAGAGTGTGGCTATGAAAAGCTAACCCCAATTCAGCAAAAAGCCATTCCTGTCGCCCGCCGTGGCCATGATATTTTTGCCACTGCGCAAACTGGAACTGGCAAAACCGCCGCTTTTTCTCTGCCTTTGATCCAGCAATTGCTCGACAGCAGTAAAACGGCATCGCGTAAATCAGCCAGAGCGCTGATTTTTGCGCCGACGCGTGAACTGGCTGAGCAGATTGCCGACAACATCAAAGCCTACACCAAATACACCAACCTCACGGTAGCGGCGGTCTTTGGTGGTCGTAAAATGTCGAGCCAAGAACGTGCTTTAGAAAATGGCGTCGATATTTTAGTGGCGACGCCGGGACGTTTGGAAGAGCACATCGAAGCGGGCAATGTGACGGTCGCCAATATCGAATTTCTGGTGTTTGATGAAGCGGACCGCATTCTAGATATGGGCTTTATCAGCGCGGTACGCAAGATTCTTCTCGACGTGGACACCAATCCGCAGATCATGATGTTTTCTGCCACGACCTCAAGCCAGCTTAACGAGCTGTCGAAAGACATTCTACGTAAGCCAAAACGCATCGCCGTTGAGCGTGAAAATACCACCGCACATACGATTGCACACGTGCTGTATCCGGTTGATCAAGAACGCAAAACAGAGTTGTTGTCGGAACTGATTGGCCGCAAAAACTGGCAGCAGGTGCTGGTGTTTGTTAACTACAAAGAGACTGCCAACGAGATTGTGCAAGAGCTCAAGCTAGACGGCATCAAAGCCACGGTTTGCCACGGCGACAAAGCGCAAAGTGCACGTCGTCGCGCGCTTGAAGAGTTCAAAACGGGCAAAGTGCGCGTGATGGTCGCGACCGATGTCGCCGCGCGTGGGTTAGATATCGAAGATTTGCCACACGTGGTCAACTATGACATGCCGTTCTTGGCGGAAGACTATGTGCACCGTATTGGCCGTACTGGCCGTGCGGGCAAACAAGGTCATGCGGTCTCTTTCGTCAATCGCGAAGAAGAGCTGACGGTGATCCAGGTGGAAAACTTAATTAAGCAGCAGATCCGCCGCATCGAACTGGCCGGATACGAGCCGAAAAGCCGTACCGCATACATCGACAAACTCAATAGCAAGCCGTCGTTTAAAAATCGTCAAGGTCGACGTAATAACGCCAACGAGCCGACCGATCAGGCCGCGGCAGAACGTCGCTTAGCGATGGTCAAACGCTTGAAAGCGCGTCGCGGTTAA
- a CDS encoding GTP-binding protein, with protein MAKRVPTNIITGFLGVGKTTTILNLLENKPANEKWAVLVNEFGEIGIDGAMMTESGAVIKEVPGGCMCCTAGVPMSVGITALLRQNPDRLLIEPTGLGHPKQVIATLTSAQYQEYVDLKATIALVDPRNLSDEKYTSNQNFNDQLACADVVIGSKVDLCHAHDIDVFNDWLTDQTPAKVFSKLIHDGQLPLEVLDIERVHGSASTHIEAHHHHHADMEPQFQLQPGQAYVRKENQGQGYFSCGWLIGAEYRFNFDQLFSMLTDLTAERVKAVINTDQGCYAFNRANGVLSVNQMSLEGFESRIEVIDSQRMPWDELEAILLRLCGAHAK; from the coding sequence ATGGCCAAGCGGGTTCCAACTAACATCATTACTGGCTTTCTCGGTGTCGGCAAAACGACCACGATTCTCAATCTGCTCGAAAACAAACCAGCCAATGAAAAGTGGGCGGTGTTGGTGAATGAGTTCGGTGAAATCGGCATTGATGGCGCGATGATGACAGAAAGCGGCGCTGTGATTAAAGAGGTCCCCGGTGGATGCATGTGTTGTACCGCTGGGGTGCCGATGAGTGTTGGGATCACCGCGTTGCTAAGGCAAAATCCCGATCGTTTGTTGATTGAGCCGACCGGACTGGGCCATCCAAAACAAGTGATTGCAACGCTCACCTCGGCGCAGTATCAAGAATATGTTGATCTCAAAGCGACGATTGCGCTGGTGGACCCTCGCAATCTCAGTGATGAAAAATACACCAGTAATCAGAACTTTAATGATCAGCTCGCCTGCGCCGATGTGGTGATTGGTAGCAAGGTGGATTTGTGCCATGCCCACGATATTGACGTGTTTAATGATTGGCTGACCGATCAAACGCCAGCGAAAGTGTTTAGCAAGTTAATCCACGATGGACAGTTGCCGCTGGAAGTGCTCGACATTGAGCGCGTTCATGGCAGTGCATCAACGCATATTGAAGCGCATCATCACCATCATGCTGATATGGAGCCGCAGTTTCAGTTGCAGCCGGGGCAGGCGTATGTGCGTAAAGAGAATCAAGGGCAGGGCTATTTCAGTTGCGGCTGGCTGATTGGCGCGGAGTATCGTTTTAATTTTGACCAATTGTTTTCCATGTTGACGGACTTAACCGCAGAGCGTGTTAAAGCGGTCATCAACACCGATCAAGGCTGTTACGCCTTTAATCGCGCCAATGGCGTGCTGTCGGTCAACCAGATGTCGTTGGAAGGATTTGAATCGCGTATCGAGGTGATTGACTCACAACGGATGCCTTGGGACGAACTTGAGGCGATTTTGCTACGTTTATGCGGCGCCCACGCCAAGTAA